GGATGTCCAGGATGCGCGTGGTGCCCATCAGCGTGTCCCCCGCGAACAGCGGCAGGAGGTGCTCGGTCTCCGTCCCCAGGTCGAGCACCCGCTCCAGCCCGTGCGGGATGGAGGGCTGGCCGAAGCTCGGCTCGCTGAACGTCTCGTCCGAGGCTCCAGGGATGAACACCGGCGTCCCCAGATAGCCAGGCGGTGCCGGGAGCGTCCGGAACCCCCGGGCGTGCGCGGCGTCCTCGTCGTAGTACACCAGGTCCTGGTAGCCCGCGGCCCTCGCGAAGGCGCGGATCCCCATGGCGGTCACCTCGTACCTCCAGGGCAGCGAGGTCAGGCCGATGCAGGCACGCAGGTCCTCCGGCAGGGTCTGCTCCCCGGCTGCCGAAGAGGGCCCGCGCCGGGCCGGCTCGCCCCCCATCATGGCCTCCTCCCGGGCGGAGGCTCGCCTACCGGTAGCGCGTGCGCGTTGGCGGTGCGCAGGATGCGGCGGCCATAGAAGATGGCCCCCAGG
This DNA window, taken from Corallococcus coralloides DSM 2259, encodes the following:
- a CDS encoding FAS1-like dehydratase domain-containing protein, which translates into the protein MMGGEPARRGPSSAAGEQTLPEDLRACIGLTSLPWRYEVTAMGIRAFARAAGYQDLVYYDEDAAHARGFRTLPAPPGYLGTPVFIPGASDETFSEPSFGQPSIPHGLERVLDLGTETEHLLPLFAGDTLMGTTRILDIRSDREGARVTVTRELRLVDGTGWVAALQRRVTRYSRSLS